A window of Agelaius phoeniceus isolate bAgePho1 chromosome 25, bAgePho1.hap1, whole genome shotgun sequence genomic DNA:
AGACTCATTCCCAGAGaatctgtggctgccccatccctggagtccccaaggctggatggggtttggagcaccaTGGGAAGGGGCATGGGATGATCCTTAGgatcttccaacccaaaccattccaggattccattaaaaaatcccagttTAGGACCCCAGACTCATTCCCAGAGAATCcttggctgccccatccctggtgtGTGCCACTCctgtttggagcaacctggcacAGGGCAAAGTGTCCCTGGATGATCCTCAGAGTCCTTCCAAGCCAAGGAGCACTGAGAGCCCTcaatcccaaattccctcagtgctgggagGAATTCTGgaggcttttccccctctccttgATCTCTCTTTGATTCCTGGCTTGGATTTTCCTGCCCTCAGACAAAGCTGCCAAGCCCATCGAGGAGATCAGAGTGAAAACCCTGGAGGAAATCCGCTTGGAAAGAGCCAACCAGAGGAGAGGAGAGCCCCCAGCCAAAATcccaggagaaggaaggaaaactgAGGATCCAAATTTAGGAGCAAaaccctcccctgctgcccgcAGCAAATCCCTGATGGGAGCCCTggtggaaaaaaaccacaaaaggttgggagaggagaaggaaaaacccGAGGAATTCAGCAGCAGGGCCAAAAGTGAGGCAGATGCCAGGAAACAGaacattcctgctccagctggggcaggcagggtgcagctggcagagcctggcagagccaaaggagctggagaagttCGGATCAAAACCCTGGAGGAGATCAAGAGGGAGAAGgcgctgaggctgcagcagagcgGGGAGAacgtccctgccagccctggccaggccgAGGCTGCCGTGAGGGGCAGGAAACTGCTCAGGGTCACCAAGCTCCTGGGTGAGCAGGGATCCAGCCCCTGGGAATGCTCATTGTCCCCTGGGAATGCTCATTGTCCCCTGGGAATGCTCATTGTCCCCTGGGAATGCTCATTGTCCCCTGGGAATGCTCATTGTCCCCCGGGAATGCTCattgtcctctgggaatgctCATTGTCCCCTGGCAGCTGGGATTGTCCCATGGGAATGCTCATTGTCCACTGGGAGTTGGGATTGTCCCCTGGGAATGCTCATTGTCCACTGGGAATGCtcattgttccctgggagctgggattgtcCCCTGGGAATGCTCCTTGTCCCCTGGGAATGCTCATTGTCCCCTGGGAATGCTCATTGTCCCCTGGGAGTTGGGATTGTCCCCTGGGAATGCTCATTGTCCCCTGGGAATTCTCATCGTCCCCTGGGAATTCTCATCGTCCCCTGGGCGCTGGGGTTGTCCTTGGGAGCTGGGGTTGTCCTTGGGAATTGTGCTGCTCCCCCCTGGGAGTTCCAGTTCTGCTTCTCCTTGGGAGTTGGGATTGTCCCCAACTATTGTCCCTTGGTAGTTGGGGTTGTCCCTTGGGAATTGGGGTTGTCCCTTGGGAATTGGGGTTGTCCCTTGGGAGTTCTGGTTGTCCCTTTGGGAGTTGGGGTTGTCCCTTTGGGAGTTGGGGTTGTCCCTTTGGGAGTTGGGGTtgtcccctgggagctggggttgtCCCTGGGGAGTTGTGGTTGTCCCTTGGGAGCTGGGATTGTCTTTGGGAGTTGTGGTTGTCCCCTGGGAGTTGGGGTTGTTCTTTGGGAGTTCTGGTTGTCCTTGGGAGTTCTGGTTGTCCTTGGGAGCTGGGGTTGTCCCTTGGGAGCTGGGATTGTCCCTTGGGAGCTGGGATTGTCCTTGGGAGTTGGGGTTGTCCCCTGGGAGTTGGGGTTGTCCCTTGGGAGTTCTGGTTGTCCTTGGGAATTGTGCTTCTCCCCCCTGGGAGTTCCAGTTCTGCTTCTCCTTGGGAGTTGGGATTGTCCCTGGGGAGTTGTGGTTGTCCCTTGGGAATTGGGGTTGTCCCTTTGGGAGTTCTGGTTGTCCCTTTGGGAGTTGGGTTTGTCCCCTGGGAGCTACGATTGTCCCTTGGGAGTTGTGGTTGTCCCTTTGGGAGCTGGGGTtgtcccctgggagctggggttgtCCTTGGGAGCTGGGATTGTCCTTGGGAGCTGGGATTGTCTTTGGGAGTTGTGGTTGTCCCTTGGGAGTTCTGGTTGTCCTTGGGAGTTCTGGTTGTCCCTTGGGAGCTGGGGTtgtcccctgggagctgggattgtcCCCTTGGGAGTTGGGGTTGTCCCTTGGGAGTTCTGGTTGTCCCTTGGGAGTTCTTCTCCTCCTTGGGAATTGTGGTTTCCACCTGGGAATTCTGATTCCCTTTGGGAATTCTGCTTCTAAAAGGGAACTGATTCCCTTTAGGAATTCTCCTTTCCCCCCAGGAGTTGTGATTGTCCTTGGGAGTTCTGATTGTCCTTGGGAACTGATTCCCTTTGGGAGTTCTGCTTCCCCCCTGGGAACTCTGCTCCCTCTTAGGAATTCTGCTCCCACTGGGAATTGTGCTCCTCCCTGGGAGTTCTGCGTTTCCTTAGGAATTCTGATTGttcttgggaattctcattCCCCTGGGAATTCTGATTCTTTTTGGGAATTCTGCTTCCCTGTGTGAGTTCTTCTCCTCCTTGGGAATTGTGCTTTCATTTGGAAATTCTGCTTCTCCTTGggaatttccctctttttattCTGCCCTGGATTTTGTATGGTGGAATCCATCCCATTCCCCTTTGGAATATTGTTTGGGAAGGATTTATCCATTTCTGAGCAATAATTATTGTAATAATAACAGTAATGATGATGGTGCTCAATGGTGGGactgaaggagagagaaaatcccacaggaattgcttcaataaaataaaaatagggaAACAACCCcctcaagaaaacaaaaaaaccaatgtTTGGATGTTTTTTCTTGGTTTAAAGCAcctggaagagaagaaaaaatgatTGTGGAGCTGAACAAACCTTCCCCCAAAAatggctctgcccctgctgagGTGAGTCTGAACAAATTTATAACAAAAATTTCACTTTTCTGATCAGCTCCTCCCATTTCCATAGGTTTTTAtcaatagatttttttcccctaagaaccgtcttggtgttttttttttccccctgtcaGAATTCAGGGAATTCTGGAATTCAGGTGAAGAGCCTGGAGGAAATCATGTGGGAGAAACGGCAGCAGAAACAACGGCAGGAGGAGAaactgcagcagggagctggggcagttccagctgaaaaccaggaaaaaaaacaggagaaaaaccaggaaaaaaaccaggaaaaaaccccaggatCAGGGagccctgaggctgctgtggggtcagcccagctgggcaggaggagaggaggaaaagcccccgAGGATGGAGGGGGAACCGCAGAGAAGGAGCCGGGGAAAAAGGGAGCTCAGCTGCCCgagaggagaggcagaggtggggctgtgtggggtttggggtttgtggggtggGATTTGTGGGGTTGGGAGTGGTCTTTGTGGGGTTGGGGTTTAGGGGAATGATTTGTGTGGGGTTGGGGTTTACGGGAATGATTTGTGTGGGGTTGGGAATGTTCAATGTGGGTTTGAGGTTTGTGGGAATGGTCTGGGGTTGGTGTTTAGGGGAATgttctgggtttggggtttgtgggATGGGCTGTGTGGGGTTGGGATTTAGGGGAATGATTTGTGTGGGGTTGGGAATGTTcagtgtgggtttggggtttgtgaGAATGGTCTGGGGTTGGTGTTTAGGGGAGTGgtctgggtttggggtttgtgggATGGGCTGTGTGGGGTTTGTGGGATGGGCTGTGTGGGGTTGGGATTTAGGGGAATGTTCTGTGTGGGGTTGGGAATGTTCAGTGTGGGGTTAGGATTTATGGGATGGTCTGTGTGGGGTTGGGGTTAGTGGGAATGATCTGGAGTTGGGATTTGTTGGAATGGTCTGGGGTTGGGGTTTGTGGGGCAACTCAGTGTGGGGTTTGTGGGAATGCTCAGTGTGGGGTTGGGGTTTGTGGGAATGCTCAGTGTGGGGTTGGGATTTATAGGAATGCTCagtttggggttggggtttgtGGGAATGCTCagtttggggttggggtttgtGGGAATGCTCagtttggggttgggttggggtttagggaggcagagctgggggcttgATAAGGGGGTTTGATAGATAAAGGGATTTAATGAGTAAAGGGATTTGATGAAGGGATTTGATTGATAAAGGGGTTGATACAGGAAGGGGTTTGATTGATAAAGGAAGGGGTTTGATTGATAAAGGAAGGGGTTTGATTGATAAAGGAATGGATTGGATTGATAAAGGAAGGGGTTTGATTGATAAAGGAAGGGGTTTGATAGGTaaattttccctctcctttccctgttttccctccttttctctcCATCCCAGCCAAATCCAAGGTGTGCCTGAAGCCCCTGGATGCCAAAGCTCCTCCCAAGCAGCCCCTGAAGAGGAAGGGCCCCGAGGGCCACCCCCCTGCTGTGGTGGCAGTGAAGCCACTCAGTGCCACCAGCGGGGACACCCAGGAGTCCCCAGCCAAGGTAAggccccaaatctccccaaattcccaaaaaaaaaaaaccctggaaaactgaaattttctccagctctcccagcccttttcACCCCAGGAATCTCAGGGGCAGCACATTCCTGCTTTGGAGGCATCTCCAGAAttccctgctgggatttgggaaggatttttatccttttcaaggcaaaaattcctttaaaaaacccaaattcctcATTTCAGGAATGCCCTGCTTCAGGTGAAGCACAAAAGGAAGAATTTTCCtaaaatttgtgatttttttagaTCCTATAAATTCTCAGGTTCTCCAGAGttccctgctgggatttgggaaggatttttatCCTTTCCAAGGCAAAAATTCCTTTTCAAAAACCCCAGATTCCTTATTTCAGGAGTGTCCTGCTTCAGGtgaagcagaaaaggaaaaatttgggattttttagatCCTAAAACTTGTCCTGCTCCTCATTGTCAGGTTGTTCCCCCTTCTCCAGACAACAGCCTGGACTCCAACCCTCGGAGggagaattcccagagcaggtaaccccaaatcccaaccccaaattcccttttccctcctgaccCCAGGGATGGGATGTGGGGTGGGCACCAGGGGAAATCCCAGCTTTGAGGGAAATCAGGCCCAAAATCCTACAGAGGAACATTTAATTGCAATTCATGTctgtgcagctcagctgctttggGGTTCTACAAATGCTGCACGTGGACACTCCCCAGAATTGATCCTGGGCTCCCAAAATTGATCCTGGACTGCCAGAATTAATCCTGGACTTCCCAAAACTGGTCCTGGAGTCCCAAAATTGATCCTGGACTTCCCAAAATTGATGCAAGACCCCAAAACCAATCCTGAACTGCCAGAATTTATCCAGGACTTTCCAAAACTGATCCATGACTCCAGAATTGATCCTGAACTTCCCAAAACCAATCCAAGACTTCCCAAACCCAGTTACAGCCCCCCAAACCCAATCCAGGACTCCAGAATTGATCCTGAACTGCCAAAATTGACCCAGGACTTCCCAAACCAATCAAGGACACCCCAAACACAGTCCCAGCCTCCCAAAACTCAATCCAGGATTCCCAAAAACCAATCCAAGACTCCAAAATTGATCCTGAACTGCCTGAATTGATCCAGGACTCCCCAAACCCAATCCAGGACTCCCCAAACCCAATCCAGGACTCCCCAAACCCAATCCAGGACTCCCCAAACCCAATCCAGGactccccaaaccccatccagccccCACCAAACCAATTCCAGCCCccaccaaacccagcccaggactccccaaacccagcccaggacTCTCCAAACCCAATCCAGGACTCCCCAAACCCAATCCAGGACTCTCCAAACCCAATCCAGGactccccaaacccatccccaccctccccaatcccctcccccTGCAAACCCAAACCCTCAGTCTCCCCCTCAGGTCCCCCCTCGCTGACTCCTCCcttctgctctccccagccctgagctgcagcctggcaccCAGGGGGATTCCCTGGCACAGTCAGAGGTGTCtggctcttcctcctcctcctcctcatccacatcctcctcctcctcctcctccctggagGCTCCCCTGAAGCTGCGGCGCCTGAGCTCGGCCGGCGGCGCCAAGGCCGCGCTCTCGGTGGAGGACGACTTTGAGAAACTCATCTGGGAGATCTCTGGGGGAAAACTGGAGGCAGAAATCGACCTGGATCCAGGCAAGGATGAGGATGATCTCCTGCTGGAACTGTCTGAGATGATTGACAGCTGAGAGGGGaggttttttggaaaaaaaaaacaaaaatggggaaagaagacgcgacaccaaaaaaaaaaaaaaaaccaccctgaaaaaacaaaattttctcCTCACCTCCCACAAAAATCCTGTAAATGTTGTTGGATCTGTGGAGGAGACCCTGCCCCAGCTGGAAGCACAGTTGGATTGTTAGGATTAGGCAGAGTCTGCTCTCAGTTATCCCAAAATTCCGGGCTGAGTTTGTCCCCCCacgggacaggacagagcaCTTGGAACGCCCTGAGGGGCCACAGATCCCATCTCCAGAGCTTCCTCCTGgacagaaaatcccaaaaaatccctggaGTTACTGTGTCAACTCTGGGAGCCACGGATGGACTCGCATTTGGGGGGAATTCAGGGAAAAGAGGCAAAATCTGAGGCAGGATTTTGGACCAAAGCCTGCCAGGGTGAGCCTGGCTCGGGATGGTCTGGGGGattttttccatgggggaaagcAAAATTCctcctgggattttggaaaaGGAACATTGCTTCAAGTGCCTCTGCGTTCTGAGGATTTCTCCCTGCAATGAACCTCCCACATCCAGCTGGGATCatttttggaggggaaaaagatCAAACACCTGGAATGTTCCCCCTTGGCTGCTCCCTCTTTTCCAGCCCTTTGGAGATGGGATTGAGTGAAATCCccgtgggggttttttttccattttgttttgggatttgttttttttttgtttttctgtaaatattttattcttccaTTTTATATTTGTATGATTCTATTTAAGGGATTAAAGGTAGGCTGCTCACTGTGTGGTGTCCGTGGGTTTTTTAAGGAATGGCACCAAAGAGATTGGGAATGCTGAGTGTTAATTAGGAATTAATGAGGGGCTGGAAaatcctgagggagctgggaagggtttggagagAATcttgagggagctgggaaaaatTTGAAGGAGTTGAGGGAGCCAGGGAAAGCTTTGGGGAGTCCTGAGGGAACAGGGAAgggtttggaaaaatcctgaGGGCGATGGGAAGGGTTTTGAGGAGCTGAGGGAACCAAGGAAGGGTTTGGAGAGATCTGGAAAGGGTTTGGGGAGTCCTGAGGGAACcagggaagggtttggagaGAATCTTGACGGAGATGGGAGAGGTTTGAGGGAACCAGGGAACGCTTTGGAGAgtcctggggcagctggggaaggTTTGGAGGAGCTGAGGGGCACCAAGGAAGAGTTTGGAGAATCccaagggagctgggaagggtttggagaaatcTTGAGGGAGATGGGAAAGGTTTGGcggagctgagggagctgggcaagggttTGGAGagtcctgagggagctgggaagggtctgagggagctgggaagggaatggagaaaCCTGAGGAAACcagggaagggtttggagaGAATCttgagggagaggggaaaggtttggaggagctgagggagctggggaagggtttggagagtcctgagggagctgggaagggtttggagagtcctgagggagctgggcaggggctcagcctggagcaaaggaggctcagggggaatttctggctctgcacaactccctgccaggaggggacagccgggggggtttgggatcttctcccagggaacagggacaggaggagagggaacgggGCCATGGGAGAtgtttcagggatttttttgctttcttcttgaGGGACAAATGAACAGGAAAGCTCCGGTGCTGTAAGAGCACAAAAATCACTTTATTTTAAAGTTGAGTGTTTTAGGACATAGCTCTGAGCTAGGGGAATATTTTTagggaaattttttttaatgaattatgGTTATTACACCCAAATAAAAGAATGGCATAAAACCCCGTAATACTAGCAAGAAAAAACCtactaagagaaaaaaaaatttctaaaacTAATGataaaaaagtaagaaaaaaaggcCGCCCTCACACCGCCACTATCCCACagtgccccgtgtccccatcctgtTCCGCCACTATCCCACAGTGCCCCGCGCGGTGCCATCCCCTCACACCGCCTCTATCCCACAGTGCCCCGTGCTCCGCCATTCCCCTCACACCGCCACTATCCCACAGTGCCCCGTGTTTCCCATCTTGTTCCGCCGCCATCCCACAGTGCCCCGCGTTCCTCCATCCCCTCACACCGCCTCTATCCCTTCACACCGCCACCGTCCCACAGCGCCCCGCGCTCCTCCATCCCCTCACACCGCCACTATCCCACAGTGCCCCGCGGTGCCATCCCCTCACACCGCCACTATCCCAGAGTTCCCCGTGTTTCCCCATCCTGTTCCGCCGCTATCCCACAGTGCCCTGCGTTCCTCCATTCCCCTCACACCGCCTCTATCCCACAGTGCCCCGTGTCCCCGTCCTGTTCCGCCGCTATCCCACAGTGCCCCGCGTTCCTCCATCCGCTCACACCGCCGCTATCCCCTCACACCGCCACCATCCCACAGCGCCCCGCACCGTGCCGCTCCCGTTCCTCCACCATCCCACAGTGCTCCGTATTTCCCCATCCTGTTCCGCCGCCATCCCACAGTGCCCCGCGCTCCTCCATCCCCTCGCACCGCCGCTCTCCCACAGTGCCCCTCGGCCCCGCGCAGCCATGGCGTACCGCGGGCAGGGCCAGAAGGTGCAGAAGGTGATGGTGCAGCCCATCGTATCCTGCCGCCAGCGCTGAGGGCACCGGGGGAGCGCGGGGAGGCTGCGGGGAGCGCGGGGCTGGCGGGCGGGAagggagcggggcgggcgggTTCCATGGCGGGGTCAAGGCCCCACTCGCGGGGTCCCCTCAGGGCTTCGGGTCCCGtcccggccgtgcccggggctcccggctgtgctgtgcccttaACGCTCGGCTCCAGAACCTGATCTTCCGCTACCTGCAGAACGTGAGTGAATCACCGCGGAGAGGGACCCCAAATGCCACCCGGTgtcagccctgccatggcagcgACACCGtcccctgggccaggctgctcctgcccggCCTGGGACATGCCAGGGATGGGTATTCTGTGGGAATTTGCAGGCTGGGAATGAGTCTGGAGTcctgaaattgggattttttatgGAGttttggaatggtttggattggaagatCCTAAGGATCATCCCATTGCCAgtcctgccatgggcagcaccttcccttgggccaggctgctccaggccggcctgggacacccagggatggggcagcctcaGATTCTGTGAGAATTGGCAGGCTGGGAATGAGTCAGGAGTCCTAAACTGGGATTTTTTATGGAattctggaatggtttgggttggaagatcCTAAGgatcatcccattcccagccctgccatggcagggacaccttccaccatccaaGGGTGCcgttttatcttttttatccattttataaattttatcCATTTTATCCACTGTCCAACCCGGCCTGGGACActcccagagctggagcagccacagctcctcagggaattccatcccagcccctcccagagAGCAATTCTTTCCCAAAACCCCATTTAAACCCCATTTAATCCATCCAAACACCAGAgcagtccctgctgctcctcccacTGCCATCCCACAGGACATTCCCAGGGAACCCCCCCTGATTTGGGGGTGAGGATGGACCCTGAACCCCCCAGGGCCCCCCCAGAGGTGTTTTTGGTGCCTTGCAGAGATCCAGGATCCAGGTGTGGCTCTACGAGCAGGTGAACATGAGGATCGAGGGCTGCATCATCGTGAGTGCCACTGTCCCCTTGTCACCCCCCCTGCTCTGGGGTCACCCCTCTGCCTTCTCCCCTCCCCTAAACCCATTTCTGCCTTGTGCTTCTCCTGGCAATTGCAGGGTTCGGggcttttggggtttctttctgGGGGggagggttggggttttttgtatttttttaggacttttttggggaggggtttggggttttttggagttttttgaagcttttttgttttgttttgtatttggtTTTTTAGGGGGGGgtggagggtttttttgagtctttttttgggtttttttttgttttgggttttttttgttctttggggttttttaatttttttgggttttgggcttttttaattttttgagggttttggtgggagtttttttgttttgttttttttttcaatttttgggggtttgggtgggttttttggggttttttttgggttttgggttttttggagggggtggagttttttggggggatttggggtttttagggtttttttttggattttcacTGAGgttggtgctgctcctgcagggctttgATGAGTACATGAACCTGGTGCTGGACGATGCTGAGGAAATTCACTCCAAAACCAAATCCAGGAAGCAGCTGGGTAGGGCAGGGGGGAGGGGAAGCCTGGAATTGGGGGGTGGGACCTGAAATCCGGGGCTGGGGTCCTAAATATCAGGTGTGGGATCCTGGAATTCAGGTGTTGGACCCTAAAATCCCAATGTGGGAGCCTGGAACCTGGAAGTGGGGCCTTAAATCCTGCTGGAATCCAGgctttgggattgggatccaggttttggggttgggttCCAGCTGTGGGATTGGGATCCAGGTTTTGGGGTCAGGATCCAGGTTTTGGGGCCAGGATCCAGGCTTTGGGATTGGGCTCTGGCTGTGGGTTTGGAATTCAGGTTTTGGGATTGAGATCCAGGTTTTGGGGTTGGGCTCCAGTTTTGGGGCCAGGATCCAGCTGTGGGATTGGGCTCCAGGTTTTGGGATTGGGCTCCAGCTGTAGGATTGGGATCCAGGTTTGAGGCCAGCATCCAGGTTTTGGGGCCAGGATCCAGGTTTTGGGATTGGAATCCAGCTGTGGGATTGAGATCCAGGTTTTGGGATTGGCctccagctgtggggctgggatccagGTTTTGGGATTGGGCTCCAGCTGTGAGATTGGGATCCAGGCTTTGGGGTTGGaatccaaattttggggttggaATCCAGCTGTGGGGTTGGAATCCAGCTGCAGGATTGGGCTCCAGgttttggggctgaaatccaGGTTTTGGGGCCGAGCTCGAGCTGTGGGATTGGGCTCCAGGTTTTGGGGCCGAGCTCCAGCTGTGGGATTGGGCTCCAGATGCAGGATTGGGCTCCAGgttttggggctgaaatccaGGTTTTGGGGCCGAGCTCCAGCTGTGGGATTGGGCTCCAGCTGTGGGTTTGGAATTCAGGTTTTGGGATTGAGATCCAGGTTTTGTGATTGAGATCCAGGTTTTGGGGTTGGGCTCCAGGTTTTGGGGCCGAGCTCCAGCTGTGGGATTGGGTTCCAGGTTTTGGGGCCGAGCTCCAGCT
This region includes:
- the ZC3H11A gene encoding zinc finger CCCH domain-containing protein 11A isoform X2, with product MSSQGDDCYFYFYSTCTKGDSCSFRHCEAALGSETVCTLWQEGRCFRNVCRFRHMEIDKKRSEIACYWENQPGGCQKHNCAFHHTKGRYVDGLFLPPSKTTLPSPPEAAEDEVKLVQLQQNKLSAQSNPCPQLRGVMKVENSENVPSPTHPPVVINAADDDEDDDDQLSEEGEETKTPVQPPPPESHNGLRVISTRKSNPSAKPDDNLNFGIKTLEEIKLKKLKEKAKKQEGPSGVAVEPLQARNIPVPEKENVRTVLRTVTLSSKEGEDPVIQLNLPDRLGKRKTLMGGKTFLPLRRSVADRLGRKAELQENSEKAPKRGTVQVLKSLKERLGLPSEQSSTETDKAAKPIEEIRVKTLEEIRLERANQRRGEPPAKIPGEGRKTEDPNLGAKPSPAARSKSLMGALVEKNHKRLGEEKEKPEEFSSRAKSEADARKQNIPAPAGAGRVQLAEPGRAKGAGEVRIKTLEEIKREKALRLQQSGENVPASPGQAEAAVRGRKLLRVTKLLAPGREEKMIVELNKPSPKNGSAPAENSGNSGIQVKSLEEIMWEKRQQKQRQEEKLQQGAGAVPAENQEKKQEKNQEKNQEKTPGSGSPEAAVGSAQLGRRRGGKAPEDGGGTAEKEPGKKGAQLPERRGRAKSKVCLKPLDAKAPPKQPLKRKGPEGHPPAVVAVKPLSATSGDTQESPAKVVPPSPDNSLDSNPRRENSQSSPELQPGTQGDSLAQSEVSGSSSSSSSSTSSSSSSSLEAPLKLRRLSSAGGAKAALSVEDDFEKLIWEISGGKLEAEIDLDPGKDEDDLLLELSEMIDS
- the ZC3H11A gene encoding zinc finger CCCH domain-containing protein 11A isoform X1, whose product is MSSQGDDCYFYFYSTCTKGDSCSFRHCEAALGSETVCTLWQEGRCFRNVCRFRHMEIDKKRSEIACYWENQPGGCQKHNCAFHHTKGRYVDGLFLPPSKTTLPSPPEAAEDEVKLVQLQQNKLSAQSNPCPQLRGVMKVENSENVPSPTHPPVVINAADDDEDDDDQLSEEGEETKTPVQPPPPESHNGLRVISTRKSNPSAKPDDNLNFGIKTLEEIKLKKLKEKAKKQGEGPSGVAVEPLQARNIPVPEKENVRTVLRTVTLSSKEGEDPVIQLNLPDRLGKRKTLMGGKTFLPLRRSVADRLGRKAELQENSEKAPKRGTVQVLKSLKERLGLPSEQSSTETDKAAKPIEEIRVKTLEEIRLERANQRRGEPPAKIPGEGRKTEDPNLGAKPSPAARSKSLMGALVEKNHKRLGEEKEKPEEFSSRAKSEADARKQNIPAPAGAGRVQLAEPGRAKGAGEVRIKTLEEIKREKALRLQQSGENVPASPGQAEAAVRGRKLLRVTKLLAPGREEKMIVELNKPSPKNGSAPAENSGNSGIQVKSLEEIMWEKRQQKQRQEEKLQQGAGAVPAENQEKKQEKNQEKNQEKTPGSGSPEAAVGSAQLGRRRGGKAPEDGGGTAEKEPGKKGAQLPERRGRAKSKVCLKPLDAKAPPKQPLKRKGPEGHPPAVVAVKPLSATSGDTQESPAKVVPPSPDNSLDSNPRRENSQSSPELQPGTQGDSLAQSEVSGSSSSSSSSTSSSSSSSLEAPLKLRRLSSAGGAKAALSVEDDFEKLIWEISGGKLEAEIDLDPGKDEDDLLLELSEMIDS
- the ZC3H11A gene encoding zinc finger CCCH domain-containing protein 11A isoform X3 is translated as MLNIPFNYVDGLFLPPSKTTLPSPPEAAEDEVKLVQLQQNKLSAQSNPCPQLRGVMKVENSENVPSPTHPPVVINAADDDEDDDDQLSEEGEETKTPVQPPPPESHNGLRVISTRKSNPSAKPDDNLNFGIKTLEEIKLKKLKEKAKKQGEGPSGVAVEPLQARNIPVPEKENVRTVLRTVTLSSKEGEDPVIQLNLPDRLGKRKTLMGGKTFLPLRRSVADRLGRKAELQENSEKAPKRGTVQVLKSLKERLGLPSEQSSTETDKAAKPIEEIRVKTLEEIRLERANQRRGEPPAKIPGEGRKTEDPNLGAKPSPAARSKSLMGALVEKNHKRLGEEKEKPEEFSSRAKSEADARKQNIPAPAGAGRVQLAEPGRAKGAGEVRIKTLEEIKREKALRLQQSGENVPASPGQAEAAVRGRKLLRVTKLLAPGREEKMIVELNKPSPKNGSAPAENSGNSGIQVKSLEEIMWEKRQQKQRQEEKLQQGAGAVPAENQEKKQEKNQEKNQEKTPGSGSPEAAVGSAQLGRRRGGKAPEDGGGTAEKEPGKKGAQLPERRGRAKSKVCLKPLDAKAPPKQPLKRKGPEGHPPAVVAVKPLSATSGDTQESPAKVVPPSPDNSLDSNPRRENSQSSPELQPGTQGDSLAQSEVSGSSSSSSSSTSSSSSSSLEAPLKLRRLSSAGGAKAALSVEDDFEKLIWEISGGKLEAEIDLDPGKDEDDLLLELSEMIDS
- the SNRPE gene encoding small nuclear ribonucleoprotein E, translating into MAYRGQGQKVQKVMVQPINLIFRYLQNRSRIQVWLYEQVNMRIEGCIIGFDEYMNLVLDDAEEIHSKTKSRKQLGRIMLKGDNITLLQSVSS